The proteins below come from a single Argentina anserina chromosome 1, drPotAnse1.1, whole genome shotgun sequence genomic window:
- the LOC126782183 gene encoding LOB domain-containing protein 36, with translation MSSSNSPCAACKFLRRKCTQECVFAPYFPPDQPQKFANVHKVFGASNVAKILNELSATQREDAVNSLAYEAEARLRDPVYGCVGLISILQQRLKQVQLDLYNARKELATYMGPQAMLSILQPASYTPQQIQGGNAGSSSAVVPYNMSPMMGIPTGAASGQLMVREQQQHQQIYEAQQLLAAREQQEMLRSFEQNKQGALQSQEAHHLRFNSGFDTVTGTGLNQMSPTSPTTANNVNISPALALGFDSSYQIQAQQQQEPHHHHHHHHLQLQAFLQSQQQQQQPPQLLPQKVEGEEGRSRSVGPSC, from the coding sequence ATGTCGTCGTCAAATTCTCCCTGCGCAGCGTGCAAGTTCCTCCGGCGGAAGTGCACCCAGGAGTGCGTGTTCGCGCCGTACTTCCCGCCGGACCAGCCGCAGAAGTTCGCCAACGTCCACAAGGTGTTCGGCGCCAGCAATGTCGCCAAGATTCTGAACGAGCTGAGCGCCACGCAGCGCGAGGACGCGGTGAACTCCTTGGCCTACGAGGCAGAGGCTCGTCTCCGCGACCCCGTCTACGGCTGCGTGGGGCTCATTTCCATCCTCCAGCAGAGGCTGAAGCAAGTCCAGCTCGATCTCTACAATGCCAGGAAGGAGCTGGCTACTTACATGGGCCCACAGGCCATGCTGTCGATTCTCCAGCCAGCGTCTTACACGCCCCAGCAGATTCAGGGAGGCAACGCCGGGTCTTCCTCCGCCGTTGTGCCGTACAACATGTCGCCGATGATGGGTATTCCGACCGGGGCGGCCTCCGGGCAGTTAATGGTGAGAGAGCAGCAGCAACATCAGCAGATATATGAAGCTCAGCAACTGTTGGCAGCTAGGGAGCAGCAAGAAATGTTGAGAAGCTTTGAGCAGAACAAACAGGGAGCTTTGCAGAGTCAAGAAGCGCATCATCTGAGGTTCAACAGCGGGTTCGACACGGTGACTGGAACTGGGTTGAATCAGATGAGTCCTACCTCACCAACTACGGCGAATAATGTAAACATCTCACCTGCTTTGGCTCTGGGGTTTGACAGCTCTTATCAGATTCAGGCACAGCAGCAACAAGAGcctcatcaccaccaccaccaccatcatctccAGCTTCAGGCTTTTCTTCAGTCCcaacaacagcagcagcaaccACCGCAGCTGCTGCCGCAGAAGGTGGAGGGCGAGGAGGGCAGAAGTAGGAGTGTGGGCCCATCTTGCTAG